The following is a genomic window from Takifugu flavidus isolate HTHZ2018 unplaced genomic scaffold, ASM371156v2 ctg816, whole genome shotgun sequence.
TGCAGGAACCAGTGAGGGTGTTGGTCTGGTATTAAGATCCAGATGCAGCATTTTCTTAGTTCCACATTCTGCAAGACTGAAATAGTGGAAAAGCATTTTTTCATTGAAACAGTTTAAAGTTCAGTTCATTTAATGAGACGGTTCCCTCTGTTTTTacacagctgacatttgagCTCCATTTACAGTAGATGCAGCTATAAATGAGTGAGGAGGCCtgcaggtgcatcctgggaaagtactgaggTGGTCCAGAGGCCACGCTTCACAGATGAAGCATGAAAACTCAGTTTCACTTTATTATAGATCTGATTTTTCTGTCGTCCTGAGACAAGACACTAAATCACTGaacttttattgattattgttgaaaacaagatttggaagagtccaaataaacagaaagagttctttttcttcaacttgatgagtttttattgattgattccaagcatgcagactggtctcctctgacatgtgaagctgctgatgcagcacaaagactaaagaagcagatgtgaaatggtgctgctgctcctccactattCTTCACACTCTGACTTCTTgaggcttttctctgcagtctgggagccCACAGACACTTTACAGGTGTAAACCTTCTGCGCGTCCCAGTCTGacgtcaggatggacagatggctgctgatttggaaagtctggtctgcttgttggacaggagtgctggtggagatcccgctgctcactgaagtgtcaccaagcaaccagctcacctctgctaaaggtgcagagagtctggacagacagaccagagtgactttgttggactggagctcagctctggacggagggaagactgtcaggacaggaggagggaggctggagcctgaaaatacatgaagaagaaattcacacactcacacaaagttaaacaggaactaatgaatttaggagtttggttgaaaacatcacaaacacactgagcaaataaaaccttcaatcttcagcaacaatatgaGGAAAATCTCACTAAAGCAGATATTTTACACCATTTCAGAGTCATTTTGAACATTAACAGCATCAATTAAATATTTGACCAAAGTAAAAATATAACCAGCAACTTatacaaaaatataaagttataaatttaaaatgagaatttaAGCAAATGAATTAATTTGGATGAATTTTACAAAACCTTTTTCACTCACTTCCATCAAACACGAGGCAAGAAAccaaagtcaatttaaaatacatttaagtaGAAAATCTGTcctgcagttattaaaaacaggtgaaaatgaagaaaactcaacaatatttggtgagaaactgattgaaatgatgtaatctttggagatgtttcctttagctgacagataaagtatcaaagcaggtcaaagactaacagaagaatatttcaaatcatttccacactccacatttctatgaaaaagcttctagtttgtatcaaaagcatcaaatctttgttgtttctgctgagtgtAAAAGTACTTACTGGTGACAATCAGCTTGGTTCCTGGTCCGAATACCACAGTGATTCAGtttgtacacacagctgtacaaaaacctgctgagagtcactgatgagtggagacactgagacatgagaacagccttcactggtgacatcatcatcatcatcaccatcatcatcatcatcatcacatcatcacatcaccatcatcattatcataaTCATTAtccccatcatcaccatcacatcacatcatcatcaccatcatcattatcatcatcatcatcatcatcaccattaccatcgtcacatcacatcatcatcatcatcatcaaatcatcatttaccatcatcacaccatcatcatcatcgtcatcatcatcatcatcatcaccatcatcatcaccatcatcgtaatcatcatcatcaccatcatcatcaccatcatcatcatcatcaccatcaccatcattgtaatcatcatcatcaccatcatcatcaccatcatcatcatcaccaccaataatcatcatcaccatcatcatcatcaccatcattaccatcattaCCATCGTCATCacagtcatcatcatcgtcatcaccatgatcatcatcatcactatcatcatcagcatcatcatcaccatcatcatcatcaccatcattaccatcatcaccatcatcataatcatcatcacaccatcatcatcatcaccatcattaccatcattCCCATCGTCATCacagtcatcatcatcgtcatcaccatgatcatcatcaccatcatcacagcatcatcatcacaatcatcaccatcatcatcaccatcatcatcaccatcatcaccaccatcatcgtaatcatcatcaccatcatcaccatcatcatcatcatcatcaccatcaccatcatcatcatcaccataatcatcatcaccatcatcatcatcatcatcatcatcatcatcatcatcatcatcatcatcactataatcatcatcatcaaatcaTCATCGTCAttgtcattatcatcatcaccatcatcatcatcattaatcatcatcacacacagattctctgttagaactttaatcaacaaactcttcatcataTTCCCCATAAAGTCGTTTTGATGActtaaaggtgtattttaatggtgatgatggaggatgaaggatgagtgagggagttggttttggttcttgttattttcagtgatgaaacagcagaaagtttccaacaatctgaaagtttctctgagaaactgagtgtgaacatgagttgatttgtaatttagtgagactgaacatgagctgatgtatcagacactaaaaagcagaagtattgagtgaggaggtttttgtcacagtctgaatcactgtgatacgCCCTCACTAACAGAGCCGTCCCATGTTCCACAGTAATAGACTGCCGAGTCTCCttcctccagattattgatcatcaaacgataatctgatgttgactgatgagtagaagtgaatcttggagacgagaaaccagaaccatatgTGACAGAACTTGAGCCGTGATACCAGCTGAGTAcaaactgaggaactcctcctggaacctgtttataccagCGAGCATCACTGTTACTAATagttcccaggttacagtccatggtgactgactcccctctgctcagagacacaacagtgggcttctgtgtcagcaccgtcacagcactcacacctggaaacaacaagaggacatgaagtcaagagaaagacacagactgatgaatccagcatgagctcagagctgcagtaagtcagcctcctcacatgttagagcagtgatgagagtgcagaggctctccagcatgttgccactgtgtgctgactatcaacctggaaagggactttactgctgacagattcaggctttggaggatgaggagaggaggtgctggaggagcaatttaatagcccactggagctgagagggactgacaggaggaggagcttctcttcagtctgcagcttttctcctgtgtgtgatgtggaaaagagcagattgGAGCTCCAACgtttcatttacatgaagttaaataaagaccatcagggctgcaggtgcttcctgctgatggaggagctgagtcaggtcacagctgaaggagctgctttctctgtttttatggTG
Proteins encoded in this region:
- the LOC130521237 gene encoding immunoglobulin lambda-1 light chain-like produces the protein MLESLCTLITALTCVSAVTVLTQKPTVVSLSRGESVTMDCNLGTISNSDARWYKQVPGGVPQFVLSWYHGSSSVTYGSGFSSPRFTSTHQSTSDYRLMINNLEEGDSAVYYCGTWDGSVSEVVFGPGTKLIVTSSSLPPPVLTVFPPSRAELQSNKVTLVCLSRLSAPLAEVSWLLGDTSVSSGISTSTPVQQADQTFQISSHLSILTSDWDAQKVYTCKVSVGSQTAEKSLKKSECEE